A DNA window from Paenibacillus sp. HWE-109 contains the following coding sequences:
- a CDS encoding CPBP family intramembrane glutamic endopeptidase — MKKFDFKNIRFGKVDMNELNDRTLLLNLYITQLLTLIIGIIILLFQSNSKILSILSFHGGWKVPIWGTIFALLVLGVDILISKWVPKEVSDDGGINEMLFGKRALWHIALISLIVAICEEMLFRGAIQHAWGPYWTSILFAAIHIRYLQHWLMTGMVFSISYGLGWIYLQTGSLWTPIIAHFIIDFVMGCILRFSKEEEEQSV; from the coding sequence ATGAAAAAATTCGATTTTAAAAACATTCGTTTCGGAAAAGTGGATATGAATGAGTTAAATGACCGAACTTTATTGCTTAATCTGTACATAACCCAACTGCTTACGCTTATTATCGGAATTATCATCTTATTATTTCAGAGCAATTCAAAGATTCTTTCGATTTTGTCGTTTCATGGCGGTTGGAAAGTGCCGATATGGGGGACTATATTTGCACTGCTTGTTCTTGGTGTTGATATTTTGATCTCGAAATGGGTGCCCAAAGAAGTATCCGATGATGGCGGGATTAATGAAATGCTATTCGGTAAAAGGGCATTGTGGCACATCGCGCTTATTTCTTTGATTGTGGCTATTTGCGAAGAAATGCTTTTTCGTGGTGCGATCCAGCATGCCTGGGGTCCTTATTGGACCAGTATTTTGTTCGCGGCTATTCATATTCGGTACTTACAGCACTGGTTAATGACGGGAATGGTCTTTAGTATTAGTTATGGACTTGGTTGGATCTATCTTCAAACAGGCAGTTTATGGACACCCATAATTGCTCATTTTATTATTGATTTTGTGATGGGCTGCATATTGCGGTTTAGCAAGGAGGAGGAAGAACAGAGCGTATGA
- a CDS encoding rhodanese-like domain-containing protein, which produces MEVSSIHPQKFIEILDQQTLKDIVIIDVREPHEWDFYHLEEAKLIPMQQIPHRMGELPEDQDIYLVCAHGVRSHRVAEYLQENGIERVINVDGGMAAIAMLRGFQYD; this is translated from the coding sequence ATGGAAGTATCGAGCATTCACCCCCAAAAGTTTATTGAAATTCTAGATCAACAAACGTTGAAAGACATTGTTATCATTGATGTAAGGGAACCTCACGAATGGGACTTTTATCATCTGGAAGAAGCCAAGCTGATCCCTATGCAGCAAATTCCTCATCGGATGGGCGAGCTTCCCGAAGATCAAGATATTTACTTGGTATGTGCGCATGGTGTGCGCAGCCACCGTGTAGCAGAGTATTTGCAAGAGAATGGGATCGAACGGGTCATTAACGTGGATGGCGGCATGGCGGCAATCGCGATGCTCCGCGGGTTTCAATACGACTAA
- the serA gene encoding phosphoglycerate dehydrogenase: protein MYKVLVSDPISDMGIQMLYDATDVEVVKQSGLSEDELIAIIGDYDALLVRSQTKVTEKIMSAGTKLKVIGRAGVGVDNIDLEAATKRGIIVINAPDGNTIATCELTFAMMMSTARMIPQAYKKTVGGEWDRKFIGVELRNKTLGILGMGRIGSEVAKRAKVFGMEVIGYDPFLTEERAEKIGVKLGTVNEIVAQADFITVHTPLTPETRHLISKPQFDIMKKGMRLINCARGGIIDEMAMVEAIEQGIVAGAAFDVFEVEPPQKDHPFLNNPKIIVTPHLGASTIEAQENVAIDVSEEVLHILRNEPFKNAVNLPPVPADVLNKLQPYFGLGEKIGSILGQIAQGAVYEIVVNYAGDLIDVDTNPLTRYIVKGVFEKQLEGLNIVNAMHLAKSRDVNIVVQKSNTSNSFTNLVTVTVKTKQEEKTLAGTLLAGYGERIVRIDQYPVDFAAEGNLLLISHNDKPGIIGRVGTLLGTNNVNIATMQVGRKVIGGSAIMVLTIDKSAPSNVLDELSEQAEIVNVRALTV from the coding sequence ATGTACAAAGTTCTAGTATCCGATCCAATTAGTGACATGGGAATTCAAATGCTTTATGATGCAACCGACGTAGAAGTCGTTAAGCAATCTGGTCTTTCTGAAGATGAACTCATCGCCATCATTGGCGATTATGACGCACTTCTTGTTCGCAGTCAAACGAAGGTAACAGAGAAAATTATGAGTGCCGGCACGAAGCTCAAGGTAATTGGCCGTGCTGGTGTCGGTGTTGACAATATTGATTTGGAAGCTGCTACAAAACGCGGAATTATCGTGATCAACGCTCCTGACGGAAACACGATTGCAACATGCGAGCTTACTTTTGCTATGATGATGTCTACAGCACGTATGATTCCACAAGCCTACAAGAAAACCGTTGGCGGCGAATGGGATCGCAAATTCATCGGGGTTGAGCTTCGCAACAAAACACTCGGTATTCTCGGTATGGGACGTATTGGCAGTGAAGTAGCGAAACGCGCTAAAGTCTTCGGCATGGAAGTCATTGGCTACGATCCGTTCTTAACGGAAGAACGCGCGGAGAAAATTGGCGTCAAATTAGGAACGGTTAATGAAATTGTTGCACAAGCTGATTTCATTACTGTGCATACGCCGCTCACACCGGAAACGCGTCACTTGATCTCCAAGCCTCAATTCGACATCATGAAAAAAGGCATGCGTTTGATCAACTGTGCGCGCGGCGGCATCATTGATGAAATGGCTATGGTAGAAGCGATTGAGCAAGGTATTGTTGCAGGAGCAGCTTTCGACGTATTCGAAGTTGAACCTCCGCAAAAGGATCATCCGTTCTTGAACAATCCTAAAATCATTGTAACGCCTCATCTGGGTGCTTCCACGATCGAAGCGCAAGAAAACGTAGCCATCGATGTTTCCGAGGAAGTTCTTCACATCCTGCGCAATGAACCATTCAAGAATGCAGTAAACTTGCCGCCAGTACCAGCGGATGTATTGAACAAACTTCAGCCTTATTTCGGACTTGGCGAAAAGATCGGTTCCATTCTTGGTCAAATCGCCCAAGGTGCTGTCTATGAGATCGTTGTTAACTATGCTGGCGATTTAATCGATGTCGATACAAATCCATTAACTCGTTACATCGTCAAAGGCGTGTTCGAGAAGCAACTTGAAGGCCTCAATATCGTAAATGCCATGCACCTTGCGAAATCGCGTGATGTGAACATCGTGGTTCAGAAATCAAACACTTCCAACAGTTTCACCAACTTGGTAACTGTAACGGTCAAAACAAAACAAGAAGAGAAAACTCTTGCAGGCACATTGCTAGCTGGCTACGGCGAGCGCATCGTTCGAATTGACCAGTACCCTGTTGATTTCGCAGCTGAAGGCAACTTGCTGTTGATCTCCCATAATGATAAACCTGGTATCATCGGTCGTGTAGGTACCCTGCTCGGAACAAACAACGTGAACATTGCGACTATGCAGGTTGGTCGTAAAGTCATCGGCGGTTCTGCCATCATGGTCTTGACGATTGATAAATCAGCACCTTCGAATGTATTGGATGAGCTGTCAGAACAAGCAGAAATCGTGAATGTTCGTGCTCTTACCGTATAA
- a CDS encoding HAMP domain-containing sensor histidine kinase, with amino-acid sequence MFIFRSVVGKLWLTIIGLVGVVLLILGFFLVNYMQNYFSQANDQSHILEKLALKFSEEASNHMFNEEFYQLSNELLGFQDARMLIISTDMKEMELPVSKSSELISFHASNFYTAAELAPVFAGQTISKPVNMPGKEKFKLGSDYLVVAVPLRNLQGNIVGATMIYQSLQSLEATQKYMLKLFIYVSIVGFLMTTFFAFFLFSRITRPLQRLKKAADLITMGEYGTRVPIQSKDEIGELAKTFNHMGQKMQESIRALSQEKEHLSSILRSMTDAVITLDANGFVMLTNPQGEKIVQEWSEIEWSEDDEETRRFRKPDTALGDWGLTSFSNPYSSPIPVPLIPLFEAVVDESSEAATKLHVQNGVWSVAMTPLYTSDQVRGAVAVLRNVTEEERLDKLRKDFVANVSHELRTPISMLQGYSEALLDDIPSTPEEGKELVQVIHDESLRMGRLVRDLLDLARMEAGHLELVFREVEVDALIKRMHRKFSVLAKERGIALSASLPDEPLILLRGDEDRLEQVLTNLLDNAFRHTAAGASIAVKAESAVFKDKPAIRIEVSDEGQGIPAEDLPFIFERFYKADKARTRGSSGGTGLGLAIVKNIIEAHYGSVKVQSQLGQGTTFTIFLPCEPKIA; translated from the coding sequence GTGTTTATATTCAGAAGTGTCGTCGGTAAGCTTTGGTTAACGATTATTGGCTTAGTTGGGGTTGTTTTGCTCATACTAGGCTTTTTTCTTGTCAATTACATGCAAAACTATTTCTCTCAAGCGAATGATCAGAGTCACATTTTGGAGAAGCTGGCTCTTAAATTCTCAGAGGAAGCTTCCAATCATATGTTCAATGAAGAGTTCTATCAATTAAGCAATGAGCTGTTAGGCTTTCAGGATGCGAGAATGCTCATCATCTCGACGGATATGAAAGAGATGGAACTGCCTGTTTCCAAAAGCAGTGAATTAATAAGTTTTCATGCGTCGAACTTCTACACAGCGGCAGAACTTGCGCCTGTCTTCGCGGGTCAAACGATTTCCAAACCTGTGAATATGCCTGGCAAAGAAAAATTCAAGCTAGGCAGTGATTATCTGGTTGTGGCTGTGCCGCTGAGGAATCTACAAGGAAACATTGTAGGCGCTACGATGATTTATCAATCCTTACAATCCTTAGAAGCTACGCAAAAATACATGCTGAAATTGTTTATCTATGTTTCTATCGTAGGTTTCCTGATGACGACTTTCTTCGCTTTCTTCTTGTTCTCACGGATAACAAGGCCGCTCCAGCGCTTGAAAAAAGCAGCGGATTTGATCACGATGGGGGAATATGGAACTCGCGTCCCGATTCAATCCAAAGATGAGATTGGAGAGCTTGCCAAGACATTCAACCATATGGGGCAGAAAATGCAGGAAAGTATTCGCGCCCTTAGCCAGGAGAAGGAGCATTTATCCAGTATTCTGCGCAGTATGACGGATGCGGTTATTACCCTGGATGCCAATGGATTCGTGATGCTCACCAACCCGCAAGGTGAGAAGATTGTGCAAGAGTGGAGTGAAATTGAATGGTCTGAGGACGATGAGGAAACGCGGCGCTTCCGCAAGCCGGATACCGCGCTCGGTGATTGGGGTCTGACAAGCTTCAGCAACCCTTATTCGAGTCCTATTCCTGTTCCGTTGATTCCGCTTTTTGAAGCGGTCGTGGATGAATCTTCGGAAGCGGCAACGAAACTGCATGTGCAGAATGGCGTCTGGTCAGTCGCCATGACGCCGCTCTATACAAGCGATCAAGTGCGCGGTGCCGTTGCCGTCCTGCGTAATGTCACAGAGGAAGAGCGGCTCGATAAGCTGCGCAAAGACTTCGTGGCGAATGTATCCCATGAACTGCGCACGCCGATCTCCATGCTGCAGGGCTACAGCGAAGCGCTGCTGGACGATATTCCCTCCACGCCGGAGGAAGGCAAGGAGCTGGTGCAGGTCATTCATGACGAATCGCTCCGCATGGGACGGCTCGTCCGCGACCTGCTCGACCTGGCGCGGATGGAAGCCGGCCATCTCGAACTTGTCTTCAGGGAGGTCGAAGTCGACGCCCTGATCAAGCGCATGCACCGCAAGTTCTCGGTGCTGGCCAAAGAGCGAGGCATCGCGCTAAGCGCATCGCTGCCGGATGAACCGCTCATCCTCCTGAGGGGGGATGAGGACCGGCTCGAGCAGGTGTTGACGAACCTGCTCGACAATGCTTTCCGGCATACAGCCGCAGGGGCCAGTATTGCCGTCAAAGCGGAGTCCGCCGTCTTCAAAGATAAGCCGGCGATTCGCATTGAGGTCTCTGATGAAGGACAGGGGATCCCCGCTGAAGACCTGCCGTTTATTTTTGAACGTTTCTACAAGGCGGATAAGGCCCGTACGCGCGGTTCATCGGGCGGAACAGGACTTGGTCTGGCCATCGTCAAAAACATCATAGAAGCACATTATGGCAGCGTTAAGGTGCAAAGCCAACTAGGTCAAGGGACAACCTTCACCATTTTCCTTCCATGTGAACCCAAAATAGCTTAA
- a CDS encoding response regulator has protein sequence MEMKASILVVDDEERIRRLLRMYLEKEGYIIEEAEDGETALRMATDLDFDLILLDVMLPGIDGIEVCARLRQVKSTPVIMLTAKGEETNRVSGFEVGADDYVVKPFSPREVIYRVKAILRRSSATAYLSKDASSSNNIVFPNLIIEHDAHRVTAGGQEVALTPKEYELLHYLAVSPDKVFSREELLKDVWNYEFFGDLRTVDTHVKRLREKLNKVSPDAAAMITTVWGVGYKLEVPK, from the coding sequence ATGGAAATGAAAGCTAGCATACTCGTTGTGGATGATGAGGAAAGAATTCGCCGACTGCTCAGGATGTATTTGGAAAAAGAAGGCTACATTATTGAAGAAGCTGAAGATGGTGAGACCGCGCTGCGCATGGCGACGGATTTGGATTTTGACTTAATCTTATTAGATGTAATGCTGCCTGGTATAGACGGGATTGAAGTTTGTGCCCGGCTTCGTCAAGTGAAGTCAACGCCGGTCATTATGCTGACGGCCAAAGGCGAAGAGACGAATCGCGTAAGCGGCTTTGAAGTTGGCGCGGATGACTATGTTGTTAAACCGTTTTCGCCTCGTGAAGTGATCTATCGCGTTAAAGCTATTTTGCGCAGATCCTCTGCGACCGCTTATTTATCCAAAGATGCCAGTTCAAGCAACAATATTGTCTTCCCTAATTTGATTATTGAGCATGATGCCCATCGGGTAACAGCGGGAGGGCAAGAAGTTGCCTTGACGCCTAAAGAATACGAATTGCTTCACTATCTGGCAGTTTCTCCGGATAAAGTGTTCTCGCGTGAGGAGCTTTTGAAAGATGTATGGAATTATGAATTCTTCGGTGATTTGCGGACGGTCGATACGCATGTAAAGCGGCTTCGTGAGAAATTAAACAAAGTATCCCCGGATGCTGCCGCAATGATTACGACTGTATGGGGAGTAGGCTATAAGCTAGAGGTGCCTAAATAA
- the ccsA gene encoding cytochrome c biogenesis protein CcsA: MNVNSVSSTFLLIAFFVYLAAFLLFVLSITGRKWSNRDPEQHTKRWGFVAFLTSVAGFACHVTFFFTRWVEGSHIPTSNMYEFMTFLGMMIMFAFLIVYLIYRTPVLGVFALPIGFIIIAYASVFPSEVQPLIPALQSYWLKIHVTTAAAGEAFFGVGFAGGLMYLLRAVDYKGTTKADKREQRGVELTLFFILMLIAFIASIFTFNGSGYKAVFSKQVVVTDTQGQQQTNTQNETYVLPPIVKPHGMDVVSMKPFLGMNEPLFSAPSWMEGASAGRKLNTVIWSVLGGLILYALARLVARKPLGAAIGPVVKGMDAEDLDEISYRAIAIGYPIFTLGALIFAMIWAQEAWGRFWGWDPKEVWALITWLFYAVFLHLRLSKGWQGKKSAWLTVIGFIVVMFTLVGVNLVIAGLHSYAGV; this comes from the coding sequence GTGAATGTAAATTCAGTCAGCAGCACCTTTTTACTTATCGCTTTTTTCGTTTACCTGGCCGCATTTTTGCTTTTCGTTCTTTCCATTACAGGCAGGAAATGGAGTAATCGCGATCCGGAACAACATACGAAAAGATGGGGGTTTGTAGCTTTTCTAACCTCCGTTGCAGGCTTTGCCTGTCACGTGACATTCTTTTTTACAAGATGGGTGGAAGGCAGTCATATTCCAACTTCTAATATGTACGAGTTCATGACTTTCTTGGGCATGATGATTATGTTTGCTTTCTTGATTGTTTATCTGATTTATCGCACCCCGGTGCTCGGCGTGTTCGCATTGCCGATTGGCTTTATCATTATTGCTTATGCTTCGGTATTTCCAAGTGAAGTTCAGCCATTAATTCCGGCGTTGCAAAGCTATTGGTTGAAAATTCACGTTACGACCGCAGCAGCAGGGGAAGCGTTCTTCGGTGTTGGTTTTGCCGGTGGATTAATGTATCTCTTGCGAGCCGTCGATTACAAAGGAACGACGAAAGCCGATAAGCGCGAACAAAGAGGTGTGGAGCTGACGCTCTTTTTCATCTTGATGCTCATTGCCTTTATTGCCTCTATTTTTACATTTAACGGCTCGGGGTATAAGGCTGTCTTCTCCAAACAAGTGGTTGTCACAGATACACAAGGTCAGCAACAAACGAATACGCAGAACGAAACATACGTACTGCCGCCAATCGTGAAACCTCACGGCATGGACGTCGTTTCGATGAAGCCATTCCTTGGCATGAATGAACCATTGTTCTCAGCGCCGTCCTGGATGGAAGGGGCAAGTGCTGGACGTAAGCTGAACACGGTCATTTGGTCCGTACTCGGTGGATTAATCCTCTATGCACTTGCTCGGTTAGTAGCCCGCAAGCCGTTGGGTGCAGCTATCGGACCTGTTGTGAAAGGAATGGATGCCGAGGATTTGGATGAAATCAGTTACAGGGCAATTGCCATTGGCTATCCGATCTTTACACTCGGGGCACTGATCTTTGCTATGATTTGGGCGCAAGAGGCTTGGGGACGTTTCTGGGGCTGGGATCCCAAAGAAGTATGGGCACTGATCACTTGGCTGTTCTATGCCGTCTTCCTGCATCTGCGGCTGTCCAAAGGTTGGCAAGGTAAGAAATCGGCTTGGTTAACGGTGATTGGTTTTATCGTGGTTATGTTTACTTTGGTTGGGGTAAATCTTGTCATTGCAGGTCTTCACTCCTATGCGGGTGTATAA